Genomic window (Candidatus Beckwithbacteria bacterium):
ATTGTTTCCAGATCTGAATATTGAGGTTTCCAGCCCAAATCCTGCTGCAGCTTTGTGCTATCCGCAATAAGCTCATTAGCATCACCTGGTCGGCGTTGTGAAATGTTTACTCGAACTGACTGACCTGTAACTTTTTCAACCATCTCAATAATTTGTTTATTCGAGTAACCTTGACCAGTTCCGGCATTATAAACATTAGTAGCATGACCTTCGCTTAATACCTGCAAAGCCATAATATGTGCTGAAGCCAAATCTAATACATGAATATAATCGCGAACGCAGGTGCCATCAAAAGTCTCATAATCATCACCAAATAGAGTAAATTCCCGTTTTTCCTGCACAGCTTTGATAATATTGGGGATAAGATGACTTTCTGGCTCATGAGCTTCACCTAAACTACCATCCAATAAAGCTCCAGCTGCATTGAAATAACGAATGGTAATAGAGCGTAAATGGTGAATTTGATCAAACCAACGCAACATCCGCTCAACCATTAATTTGCTTTCGCCATAAGGGTTAACTGGGGTTTTAGGATCGTCTTCTTTGATCGGAATCTGAACCGGATTACCATAGACTCCGGCAGTAGA
Coding sequences:
- the galE gene encoding UDP-glucose 4-epimerase GalE; amino-acid sequence: MKILVTGGAGYIGSICAHELKKAGHEVVIFDSLQHGDRERVKDYELVIGETTDFEFVKKTLAQHKIEAVMHFAAWIEMGESMVDPGKYFHNNVNGALQLLRAMVDVKVDKLIFSSTAGVYGNPVQIPIKEDDPKTPVNPYGESKLMVERMLRWFDQIHHLRSITIRYFNAAGALLDGSLGEAHEPESHLIPNIIKAVQEKREFTLFGDDYETFDGTCVRDYIHVLDLASAHIMALQVLSEGHATNVYNAGTGQGYSNKQIIEMVEKVTGQSVRVNISQRRPGDANELIADSTKLQQDLGWKPQYSDLETIVTSAWKWHNR